AGGTCTAGCTAAGTTGTAGTAGCCAGCAACTCCATTTTCTACTCTTGATGGCAACTTGTCCTAATTTTAATAAGCTTATGTGATGTCATTTGATTGTATCATGTTGATCCGAAAATCATTTATTCTTATGTTAGGTTATGTTAGGTTTGGACTAAAATGTTCTAAATGCGACccacaaaaattattaaacaaagATGGTagattaaaacaatatttaaaattaaaacttttttggtatataaataaaaaaatttaaaagggaaatgacaaaataaaaaatcatggatcttacaaaaataaataaaaattattagctACACATATATCACTgagtaaaaaacaaaacattttatatctcaattaaaaattttatataaaaatcatttatgatttttgaaatatacaataaaattaatttttaattatttatcaaaattatttcgATGTATATATCCTTTAAATTGTTTGAACTATGGACAAAACACTCAAAACATTGCACTTTACCAAATAaactaacaaataattataagtaaatttgtaacataaataataactaTATCATGGACCAGTGCGATAATTAggcaaaaattatattttataatatatcaaaaattacttttagatggaacttaaaattaataaaaagacaTTATATGTTATGTACTATAATTGAAGTATAAGATGTAGAAATAAGATgaatttttagttataaattttaaatacatgAAATTAGTAAGACTTACGTAAAGTTGATATAGTTGTCATAAGTTGAAAATTAAAACTGTTCGATAATGCTCAATGCCTTGAAAAGAGACACAATCATCTACATTTTTCATCATGTTGTTGTTCTCATGAATCTGGACAAAAATTTGCATCACTATTGTGGTATTTATATCactttcataaatataaattgtttagTGGTAGAAGAAAATCCACATCTTATCAAAACCAAACGATGACAAAAGAATTGACATTTGTCTCTTATCATTTTCAGATAATTTCCAATTGACCTCTAATTCAAGTTCCTCACTTATGTTTTTGAAAGATGCAtaactattttttctttttttgtgtttgcggcaaacaataaaataatttatgaatgtGCACGTAAGTAacaatcaaataattcatttctattgtataaacaaaaaattcaacTATCAAGAAGTTATTTGTCACGATCAAACTTAAAACACAAAAAATCATCATCTAATTGCAATATCTTATCATCATATCTTTGAATTATACCATATCAACATATAccctttttttcctttcttctcaACTTGCTTCAAATTCCTTTCATCGACAGTGATCCTCAATCACAAATAGAATAGAAACAGTATGCCATCGTGTATGGTATATAACTCTTCTTGTTTACAAAACTCTATTATAAGCCATCATGTACTTATtattgttgattattgtgttAAGGATGGGTGATCCGGGCGAATTGGGACATAGAGTGGCTAAGGCCACTCCatacacaataatttttttaaaaaatactactatTTATGATACATCTAGTTATAATTTGGTCAATACCGATGAGTCTATCATGTCATGTTTAAAATTCAAGATTTATACATTTATCTTTATCTTTTCCTTATCTTCTCTCTATCTATTTCTAAACATATTATCTCTTTTTCTCTCGTCTCCTCCTGACTTTCTAAAGTAATATTTGTGTGAATGAATATAGAATGGTTGTCTCAAAAGTAAAATTGTGATATGATAATGATTTTGAGGAAACTTTTACCAATGAATTTGATTGAATGTatggaataaaataaattttatataaaaaaaaatatttatgtaaatttaatatatgttaattggATGTAATGAATTTCAATTAGGCCCGACATAACAAATGTTAATAGATATGCTAAATAACGTAGAGACAAATTACAAATGTTAATAGATATGCTAAATAACATAGAGACAAATTGCAATTGTGTTCCCTTTAATTTCACCAATTAATggaattgaaaattaaaattggtcctcatattttaaaaatcgataaTTTTGATCACTCtatcatatttttgaactaaaaataacaatttgatatattttaaatcacaTGACATACGATTTCAAGATATTAAACTATCTAGATgtgttaattaaattacaaaaacaaaaaaaaattaaaattaaaagttaaatttttacacgattttattgatattaataaTTCTACATTGTACCATATCACATACTACATTATTTAAATACCAAGTCAGATcgtattattaaaaaaacaatataagatagtattatattttaaaatatagaaattgaTCTCatgaattttagaaaaataaaaaaactaagtgctttaaactttttattaaatCCCAATATCCATTTTTTCCTCCTTCTCTTCATTCAACCGTAGCATAGCATTCTCTCAATTTTCTACCCACATCGCGTCGCCGCTGTAAGGGTTTTCACCACCGCTGCAGCCACCGCACGAGAGAACCAACGCCACCATTGTGCTCCTCCCCCTGCTTCCTCCCTCTCGACTGTTCATTTGTGATTGGATCAACTCGATCGACGAATCACCACGAGTAAGTTTCCTGTTACCTTCTCTGTCCACGAATTCTCTTCCCTGTTGTTAGAAAACACAAAAAGACACCGTAATACATGTCAGAGTAGTTGGAGAGAATGACGTTGACATAAAATGATGATTGTGGGGGAAAAGATTCCCGCGAAAGAATTAGTGGTGATCGTTGATGGAGTAACCATTGGAGAATCGTAGTCACAAGTGTATATAATCAGAAGTAGAGGGTATGCAATGTCAAATTAGGTGTTTAGATGGAGGAAGTGATTTATATATGTTAATGTTAGGTTCAAACAAATAATAGGGATCAAATTGCTTCAGGAGTAACTCTGAGGAGAGTTAATAACGCATACTAaacatttaatttcattaattcaACAGTTAATTATTGTTGTATATTAATCAACAACAGAAAGATTCATATAAATaagaaatttgtttaaaatagtaatagtaataccAAGGAGACTGGTCTAGCAGCAGGGACTAGATTCCTACAATGTGGTGAATCTGAGTTTGAATTCCTGNNNNNNNNNNNNNNNNNNNNNNNNCTGCTGGGAGAGGTGTCCGCATTTAGTGTCCGGCACACCTGAAATGAGATTTCTTCTGGGGGAGGGAATCTATAGGaaacaaaaaaagtaatagtagtagtaggaataatactattaataatGCCATGATTTATAAATTAAGTCGTCGGATCCATTGTGAGTTAGTAGCTAGGAGCAAATCATTTTTCTAATAGTTAGAAATATGGAAATAGAGGGATCGGTCAGCGGCTCGATGCTGGGATCCATTATGTGTTTTGTGCTTTTCTGTGTGGTTTGACAGTATAGACTCATACTGCTGATGTGATTTTTGTTTGTTGTCATGGAGTAGTGCTTTAAAACATACATTGCAGGGATTATATGTCTTTAGAAGCTGGGGGTAGGGTAGGGGATTTGTATTCACCACCCTactacatttttctatttttggcttTGCAATGCTTGCAATTTTTATAACCATGATCACATAGGCTTTTCTGGGCTAAAACAATGGCTTGGTCTTAAAGCACCCTTATTCACCGACCTAATATGATTGTGTGGATTGCCTCATCTTTGCTGTGAAATGTATTCAATTCTATTCTATTAATCTTGTCACACTAAATGTTTTAATAGAACAAATAATCCGGAATTAAATATTTGCCTATAACCTAATACATTTGTTGATGGCACCATTTAAGTTCAGTTGCATCCTTTGAGTTAAAATATGGCGTAAAGAAAATATCGGAAGTGCGGTTGGCTTAAAAGAGCAACAGAGATAACGGTGCACTGCTATGGACCCATCTATAGTGAAGCTTCTTGAAGATGATGAGGTTCTGTTCTCCTACTGTATAAACTCTAGATAACATCTGCTGTTTTTTAATTGGGGCTTAACTTGTACCATCAATGTGTTTTGATGTCACAGGATGAAACTATGCATTCAGGGGCAGACGTGGAAGCCTTCCAAGCGGCATTGAATAGAGACATAGGAGGAGATGCGTCTAATTCTCAGCTTTCTGATTCGGATGCAGGTGTCCATCAACTTACATTATATATCTGAGCTTCTTGCCTTTAACGATCTATCTCCTGCTTCCCTTcgcttttgttgttgttattacaTTTGCGGTTATCATGTGCACATTGGTCAATGCATTCCTAGGAATTAGTTAACTTCACTCCTTTTGCCCTTTTGCATTAAAATTGATAGAACTATGCACGGGTGTTGAATTGAGGATAtcaaaccaaaaacaaaacgATAACTCAGAGGCTATACAAAAGCCTTACAAATAAAATACTTGGCATGCTATAACAACCCGTCTCTTAGTTCTAACTGCAAGATTACTTTCTATGCCCTTTATTGAAAGATCCATTACATCTTACTAAAAGTGATAGCATAAATTAAAATGTCAGAAGAGGATTGTTTTGTCAATTTTTATACTAGATAATTAAAAAACCTATAGCTTTGCTACAAGGAAAAGTGCAGATTATTGTTCAATGCATTCAGCCGAGGTTATTGATTTGAGATTCAAATTGTGAATCAAAATTGTATTATCCGAATTGGGAATCAAATCTTAAGATACACAGTCAATAAAAATATGACGCTTTTAAGGAAAAACAAATGAATAAGCAAACAAAACGTAAATCAATGTATCATTATGAACTTCAAAATAATCCATGATTCAAATTGCAAACAACAGGGGATGGGAAAAACCAAAGGTGCCCAAAGGAGGACCAAAAAACAGATAACAGGGGAGGAAAAGGGAGGGCAGGGAGAATAAAATAGCACACCCTAGTTTTAAGAGGGTGCGGGGACCAAAAATGCTGTGTGCTAGGgttgtttctttgttatttTGACTTGGGTTATTTGTAAGGTTGATTTTGGCTGATAATGTCTCATCTAAagaaaaaattgcaaaaaaaaaaaacctgcCCTAGAGATCTTTTTGAAATTGGGTTGCATTACTCGACCCATTTTTTAGTTGCACACACAGTTGAATTTGTGTTGTGGGATTTAtgggaaataaataaatagagcgAAATTAAGGAGTGATAAGGTGGTTTGTACGGAGGGACATAAGGGTTTGAGAGATAAGGTATTGTGGGTTCAACTCCCACTAATATTTCTAACTACTAATTACTAAAATTTACCATGGAAAGAATGAGCAAATTGATATTCATGGCGTGATTCAAGTCAAAAAGAGATTCACAGTTTGATCTGTATCGATGATGTTTGAATCCGTTTCAATCAAGATAATTGCATGAATTGTAAGATATTTACAACTATGCATTCAACAACTAAGTGCACAGATACTGCAGAAATGGGTTTAATTTTACATATCTGTCACCAGCTTAAAATACTTTGTAAGAGGCCGTCGGGACCAAAAATGCCGTGTGCTAGGgttgtttctttgttatttTGACTTGGGTTATTTGTAACTTCGATTTTGGCTGATAATGTCTCatctaaagaaaaaaatgcaaaaaaaaaccTTCCCCAGAGATCTTTTTGAAATTGAGTTGCATTACTTGACCTATTTTTGAGTTGCACACACAGTGGAATTTGTGTTGTGGGATTATTTGGAAACTGGGATTTATGGGAAATAAATAGAGCGAAATTAAGGAGTGATAAGGTGGTTAGTGGGGAGGAACATAAGGGTTTGAAAGATAAGGTGTTGTGGGTTCAACTCCCACTAATATTTCTAACAACTAGTTACTAAAATTTACCATTGAAAGAATGAGCGAATTGATATTCATGGCGCAATTCAAGTCTAAAAGAAATTCACAGTTTGATCTCTATCAATTATGTTTGAATCCGTTTCAATCAAGATAATTGCATGAATTGTAAGATATTTACAACACTGCATTCAACAACCAAGTGCACAGATACTGCAGAAATGGGTTTCACATATCTGTCCCCAGCTTATAATACTTAATGAATTCccatatcaatatcaatttatcaatCACAGCAGTTGCTTCTTTCTGGAAAACAATATTTGCATGGTTGATTTCTTGTCCTTTTGCTGACTGGTAACTCTCTTGTTAAGATTCCAGCCTTATTATCCTCTAAAATATCTTACTAATGTTTGCTAATTGAAGCAGACTGTGGTTTGATTTGTCATCATTTGTTGTTAAGTTAGTTTTCTTTTTGACATTCTCCTTAAGTCTCAGCGCTATTATTTGTCACATTTTTCGTTTCATTCTCATTTACTGTTTTAAAAAACGAATTTGTactttaatatttgattaatcATTATTTAAGAGCCcagtataaatatataattggaaTATCCAGAGTATAGGTAAGTTATATTCACTGTTGAGTCATGTTATTTTTCTGTTTGCTTGATAAATTCTTAATCAGACATAGTGCTAACAATGGTTgcctcattttttttcttctgaaggAAGCAATAATTCATTCAGTCAATCATTACCAACATGGCCAACTTCTGGCCATGACAACCAGACCGACTGTCAAAATCAGGAGCCTAAAATTGCACAACAGCAAGAGCAACCTTCATCTGAGATGGAGCTGAAGCAACAAGGACCTGTCGTGGAACAGATACAGAATGTTGCATCACAGGAGGCAAGTAATCTTCCTTTATCACATAAACAATCTCAAGATGAATGTCTCCAAGGTCAAACTGTGCTAGTTTCCCACCAAAATTCTCAAACAAATGTGGTCCCGAAATCTGAAAAAGAACCTGTCTTTAACCATGaagcaatcaaaataaataatcctAACTGTGAATCTCAGTATGCAAAGCTGCAGCAGATGAGTAATCAACAAGCCACAGTCAACGAACAACCTAGTAGCCAAATCAATCGTAGTAAACAGGTGCCATTTGGTCTGTTGCTCCCTATCTTGATTCCCCAACTGGCCAAAGATAGAGCCATGCAACTTCAaactttatttaacaaattgAAGGTGGGTTTCTTAAACCAATTTCTCTATCATGTCCCTTTTCCCTCTCTTTTGTGCTAAACTATTGTAGTTTGTGGCGCAAGGCTTTGCCATATTActaagttttttgttttgacAATCTTGTTGTCATTTGTTCTAGAAAGATGAAATACCCAAAGATCATTTTGTACGGCTTATGAAAGGTATTGTGGGGGATCAGATGCTTAGAATAGCATTAACGAAGGTGCAACAACAGGTAGGTGGAGTAGATGGTTTATGCAGTTTTAAAGATGATTTTTCTTAAGCTTGTTATTGATTTCAAGGTTATGCTAAGAACCATCCGTTTCCTTGTAGACAAGAAGCAACCCAGTTTCTTCTGGACAGCAGAACCCTGTAAGGATGCCAACTGTTCCTTCCAGTGCAGCAAAATTTAATGATCCCCATGCATTAGCACAGCTGCATCAGAGAAGTATGAATGCTGCTGCAGACCATTCTCATAATACCTCTTCAGCTATACAAGTGAAGAGTGAGCCGATCTATTCAACTATGGACATTAGTGCTAAAAAATCCCAGGAACAGGATGTTCGAGTAGTGCAACCAAATCAATTACCATCGTCCAGTTCTAATGCCGTTAGTCAAGAAACTGATAGATCCTCAGTTCACATACAAGGACTTAAtaagcagcaacaacaacataTTCATTTCCCAGGGACATATGGAAGCAGTGGAGGTAATTATGCCCCCTTTTCTGGGTCAACCACTGGTTCATCATCATCTCTCAGATCACAACCTCATCCTCATGATTCACACATAAGGCAAATTCCACATCAGAGCACTGGTCTAAATCACTTAGGTGTAGAACGGCATAGTTCTTTCAATGATCCCAAGCGAATGCCAGGTGGATCTGTGTCGACTGGGGCAAACAATACAACTTCACAACAAACTTCAAATTCTTGGCAACCATCAGCAGAACAAAATTCGGGCTTGTTTTCATCTGTTTCATATGTAAAAAAGGAACCTAATGACCTTTCTATTGAGCAGCAACACAGGCATCATTTATCTAAATTGCATGGGTTGCCTTCTGTTAATTCTGCACAAACTGAACATGGTAGTGGTGTCAATCAAAGCACTATAAAGGATGAGTTTTCAAGAGGTTCTTTAGCATCCAATAGCATGCCCCATACAACAGCTGGTAGCTTGCTAGCACCAAACTCTGCTCCCCCTTCTGCTTCTCAACTAGATCCAACTGTCACTGTAAGTTAGAAACTAGTGTGCATGTCTTTGTCTAAGATGCAATACCTAAAGTTTTGGTGATCAAATAGCATCCGAttgttcttttttgttttcatggTCAGTGGCACGATGCACCCTATGTTGGCGTTATAATATATGAATCTTAAgtataaattatcaaaacacTAGGTCTGTCGAAATATTTGAAGATACAGCAGTACTCCGGTTTCGATATAAGCAACCAAAATATATGCCAATTAAGAATAGTGGTTAATCTCAATTATTTTCTTCAGAATGCACTTCGTTGCAACTTGTTTCATAATGCCATCATTAATTGAAGAGTATTTTAGGAATGATATcattaaataagtttaattaGTTGCTATTtgcctatattttttttatttagaccACAAAAACATGGTATTTTTATG
This region of Cicer arietinum cultivar CDC Frontier isolate Library 1 chromosome 8, Cicar.CDCFrontier_v2.0, whole genome shotgun sequence genomic DNA includes:
- the LOC101508419 gene encoding transcription initiation factor TFIID subunit 4b-like isoform X2, encoding MDPSIVKLLEDDEDETMHSGADVEAFQAALNRDIGGDASNSQLSDSDAGSNNSFSQSLPTWPTSGHDNQTDCQNQEPKIAQQQEQPSSEMELKQQGPVVEQIQNVASQEASNLPLSHKQSQDECLQGQTVLVSHQNSQTNVVPKSEKEPVFNHEAIKINNPNCESQYAKLQQMSNQQATVNEQPSSQINRSKQVPFGLLLPILIPQLAKDRAMQLQTLFNKLKKDEIPKDHFVRLMKGIVGDQMLRIALTKVQQQTRSNPVSSGQQNPVRMPTVPSSAAKFNDPHALAQLHQRSMNAAADHSHNTSSAIQVKSEPIYSTMDISAKKSQEQDVRVVQPNQLPSSSSNAVSQETDRSSVHIQGLNKQQQQHIHFPGTYGSSGGNYAPFSGSTTGSSSSLRSQPHPHDSHIRQIPHQSTGLNHLGVERHSSFNDPKRMPGGSVSTGANNTTSQQTSNSWQPSAEQNSGLFSSVSYVKKEPNDLSIEQQHRHHLSKLHGLPSVNSAQTEHGSGVNQSTIKDEFSRGSLASNSMPHTTAGSLLAPNSAPPSASQLDPTVTLSSQIPSSTSGLMTKTPPLKKPPLGQKKPLEALGSSPPPPSKKQKVYGTSMEQSIDQLNDVTAVSGVDLREEEEQLFSGPKEDSRVSEASRRVVQEEEESLILQKAPLQRKLIEIMTECGLKGMSNDVERCLSLCVEERMRGVISNIIRMSKQRVDIEKTRHRTAVTSDVRHQIMEMNRKAREEWEKKQAEAEKLRKLNDVDGSSGVDGDKEKDEGRNKATKVNKEVDDKMRTNAANVAARAAVGGPDMLSKWQLMAEQARQKREGGMDAASDSQPTKDVSPKSPSPGRSTKDNQERERKAAARKFGKNHSSGSQTRVARSISVKDVIAVLEREPQMAKSSLLYQLYERIHADTSNE
- the LOC101508419 gene encoding transcription initiation factor TFIID subunit 4b-like isoform X1, whose translation is MDPSIVKLLEDDEDETMHSGADVEAFQAALNRDIGGDASNSQLSDSDAGSNNSFSQSLPTWPTSGHDNQTDCQNQEPKIAQQQEQPSSEMELKQQGPVVEQIQNVASQEASNLPLSHKQSQDECLQGQTVLVSHQNSQTNVVPKSEKEPVFNHEAIKINNPNCESQYAKLQQMSNQQATVNEQPSSQINRSKQVPFGLLLPILIPQLAKDRAMQLQTLFNKLKKDEIPKDHFVRLMKGIVGDQMLRIALTKVQQQTRSNPVSSGQQNPVRMPTVPSSAAKFNDPHALAQLHQRSMNAAADHSHNTSSAIQVKSEPIYSTMDISAKKSQEQDVRVVQPNQLPSSSSNAVSQETDRSSVHIQGLNKQQQQHIHFPGTYGSSGGNYAPFSGSTTGSSSSLRSQPHPHDSHIRQIPHQSTGLNHLGVERHSSFNDPKRMPGGSVSTGANNTTSQQTSNSWQPSAEQNSGLFSSVSYVKKEPNDLSIEQQHRHHLSKLHGLPSVNSAQTEHGSGVNQSTIKDEFSRGSLASNSMPHTTAGSLLAPNSAPPSASQLDPTVTLSSQIPSSTSGLMTKTPPLKKPPLGQKKPLEALGSSPPPPSKKQKVYGTSMEQSIDQLNDVTAVSGVDLREEEEQLFSGPKEDSRVSEASRRVVQEEEESLILQKAPLQRKLIEIMTECGLKGMSNDVERCLSLCVEERMRGVISNIIRMSKQRVDIEKTRHRTAVTSDVRHQIMEMNRKAREEWEKKQAEAEKLRKLNDVDGSSGVDGDKEKDEGRNKATKVNKEVDDKMRTNAANVAARAAVGGPDMLSKWQLMAEQARQKREGGMDAASDSQPTKDVSPKSPSPGRSTKDNQERERKGPTSLGNSAAARKFGKNHSSGSQTRVARSISVKDVIAVLEREPQMAKSSLLYQLYERIHADTSNE